A single genomic interval of Terriglobus albidus harbors:
- a CDS encoding sugar-binding domain-containing protein encodes MDRRSFLRNSTLAGAASALKFEAAYGQKNSQTLPTASARSVRYSDAQFDMSDDGWRLWLDRNAEWKNDTIYLPNDVKLGSLPVNSPTGGWQILTAKQGIGVHLPATAEQFFWGINGYFPYKDEYKFETTDDQVKNGAYYGVSWFWREIAIPKSFAGKRILLHIRGARQRAEVYLNQKLVGYSIMEELPFECDLTSAALPGQSNTLAIRITNPGGRLDWVDGNRLNWGGMEFQKSHGFGGIDRGMVLSAHGPVRIADNWALNTPEPMRILAHALLENSSNQALSGKVCL; translated from the coding sequence ATGGATCGTCGTTCGTTTCTGCGTAACAGCACGCTTGCCGGCGCTGCCTCTGCTCTGAAATTCGAAGCCGCATACGGGCAGAAGAATTCGCAGACTCTGCCTACGGCAAGCGCGCGCAGTGTGCGCTACAGCGATGCGCAATTTGATATGTCCGATGACGGTTGGCGTCTCTGGCTCGACCGCAATGCCGAGTGGAAGAATGACACCATCTATCTGCCAAACGATGTAAAGCTCGGATCGCTACCCGTCAACTCTCCGACCGGCGGATGGCAGATTCTCACCGCGAAGCAGGGAATCGGCGTCCATCTTCCTGCGACAGCAGAGCAGTTCTTCTGGGGAATCAATGGTTACTTTCCCTATAAGGACGAATACAAGTTTGAAACCACTGACGATCAAGTAAAGAACGGCGCCTACTACGGCGTCTCCTGGTTTTGGCGCGAGATTGCTATCCCAAAATCATTTGCCGGCAAGCGCATCCTGCTGCACATTCGCGGAGCACGCCAGCGCGCCGAGGTCTATCTGAATCAGAAGCTCGTGGGCTACTCCATCATGGAAGAGCTGCCCTTCGAGTGCGATCTGACCTCTGCGGCTCTGCCGGGTCAGAGCAATACACTCGCGATTCGCATCACCAACCCTGGCGGACGTCTGGACTGGGTCGATGGCAACCGCCTGAACTGGGGCGGCATGGAGTTCCAGAAGAGCCACGGCTTCGGCGGTATCGATCGCGGCATGGTGCTCAGTGCACATGGGCCGGTCCGCATTGCCGATAACTGGGCTTTGAATACTCCAGAGCCAATGCGCATTCTGGCGCACGCGCTGCTTGAGAACAGCAGTAATCAGGCGCTCTCCGGTAAGGTTTGTCTGTAG
- a CDS encoding glycoside hydrolase family 2 TIM barrel-domain containing protein, producing MSDSEQVLTTLEAAATVEPGKTAIVKAELTAASAKIWDLDTPHVYRLRAEWVADGKSVAVRDVDFGFRWITTDGVGKDAVIRLNGRRIRIYTSISWGFWALNGLFPSPELAEKEVRVAKQFNLNALNFHRNLGKEDVLYVQDRLGLLRCLEPGGGSQAFVPASQGHQSARRYMEAKIRGMIRAFRSHPSVVHYIIQNETTLDPQSPDVAALFELMQAEDPSRTIVGNDGFVMRAPQAWAEPYSSEIHRSKGKATEEGGAGGWWVDHTGHFSDVWQDTYYNSKDDFYYRSPVKAEIVEWGEMKGAASIDNHASVLRQIRSSGGVSYDKFDHEEQLAAYEKFLDRWSFRHAFPTAEKLFLSIGRRAYESWGAVPGERPHLRRKRYCGHQRLGVDSYGEPLRPGG from the coding sequence ATGTCCGACAGCGAACAGGTGCTTACAACTCTGGAAGCTGCTGCCACGGTGGAACCGGGGAAGACCGCCATCGTCAAGGCCGAACTCACTGCGGCTTCCGCAAAGATATGGGATCTCGATACGCCGCACGTCTACCGTCTGCGTGCGGAGTGGGTCGCAGACGGCAAGTCCGTCGCGGTACGTGATGTGGACTTCGGTTTCCGCTGGATCACAACCGATGGCGTCGGCAAGGACGCAGTCATCCGCCTCAATGGGCGGCGCATCCGAATCTACACCTCGATCTCCTGGGGCTTCTGGGCGCTCAACGGCCTGTTTCCATCGCCTGAGCTGGCGGAAAAAGAGGTCCGGGTTGCCAAGCAGTTCAACCTCAATGCACTGAACTTCCATCGCAACCTTGGCAAAGAAGATGTGCTCTATGTGCAGGACCGTCTTGGCCTGTTGCGCTGCCTTGAGCCAGGCGGCGGCAGCCAGGCTTTTGTTCCCGCTTCACAGGGGCATCAGAGCGCCCGGCGTTATATGGAAGCCAAGATCCGAGGCATGATCCGCGCCTTCCGCAGCCATCCATCGGTGGTGCACTACATCATCCAGAACGAAACAACGCTCGATCCGCAGAGTCCCGATGTGGCAGCACTCTTCGAGCTGATGCAGGCGGAAGATCCAAGCCGCACCATCGTCGGAAACGATGGCTTCGTGATGCGCGCGCCGCAAGCATGGGCAGAGCCCTACAGTAGCGAGATCCACCGCTCCAAGGGTAAGGCTACCGAAGAGGGAGGCGCCGGCGGTTGGTGGGTCGATCACACCGGCCACTTCTCCGATGTATGGCAGGACACCTATTACAACTCGAAGGACGACTTCTATTACCGCTCGCCAGTGAAAGCCGAGATTGTTGAGTGGGGCGAGATGAAGGGGGCAGCCTCCATCGATAACCACGCCAGCGTGCTGCGGCAGATCCGCAGCAGCGGCGGCGTCAGTTACGACAAGTTCGATCATGAAGAACAACTGGCGGCCTATGAGAAGTTCCTGGATCGGTGGAGCTTCCGCCATGCTTTCCCAACCGCTGAAAAACTCTTCCTCTCGATCGGCCGTCGAGCATACGAGTCCTGGGGGGCAGTTCCTGGAGAACGTCCGCATCTGCGACGAAAACGATATTGCGGCCATCAGCGGCTGGGAGTCGACAGCTATGGAGAACCACTCCGGCCTGGTGGATAA
- a CDS encoding LacI family DNA-binding transcriptional regulator → MAVSPKADAHKTKRSSRIKIQDVARMAQVSLSTVSGVLNEKDNIRPETRQRVLDVIEQLGYTPNIFASNLARRRTKLIGIIVSDLLNPFFAEIAKALDTQARALGYETFLASTSFHPEQQYAAVRQMLALRVAGIAMMTSENDPEAFSLLKSSGTPTVYLDNPHAGPHIGTVRVDKRHGMFIAVQHLLELGHRRILLIKNSQQSLSEPPEPPMLSHMERQIGFEEALLQYNPKEMDVHIIDEAGEPAAAGLRAVQRALERYRFTAVVAINDLVALGAFRGLQAAGLSIPEDVSVVGFDNTYLCDFLHPPLTTVATPRGDLARSVLSMLNAYIDGAEQPSEPMLSASIVLRESTAKPPAD, encoded by the coding sequence TTGGCAGTTTCACCGAAGGCGGACGCGCATAAAACGAAGCGGTCCAGCCGAATCAAGATTCAGGACGTGGCCAGGATGGCCCAGGTCTCATTGAGCACCGTCTCCGGTGTGCTCAACGAGAAAGACAACATACGTCCTGAGACACGTCAGCGTGTGTTAGACGTCATTGAGCAGCTCGGCTATACCCCGAATATCTTTGCCAGCAATCTGGCGCGCCGGCGCACCAAGCTGATCGGCATTATCGTCTCTGACCTGCTGAATCCATTCTTCGCGGAGATTGCAAAAGCCCTGGATACGCAGGCCCGGGCATTGGGTTACGAGACTTTTCTTGCCTCCACCAGCTTTCATCCGGAACAGCAATACGCCGCCGTGCGTCAGATGCTTGCCCTGCGTGTTGCCGGCATTGCCATGATGACTTCGGAGAACGATCCGGAAGCCTTCTCACTGCTGAAGAGCAGCGGCACGCCGACGGTGTATCTGGATAATCCCCATGCAGGTCCGCACATTGGTACGGTTCGCGTGGACAAGCGACACGGTATGTTCATTGCGGTACAGCACCTGCTGGAGCTCGGACATCGCCGGATCCTTCTGATCAAGAACTCGCAGCAGAGTCTTTCGGAACCGCCCGAGCCGCCCATGCTCTCCCACATGGAACGCCAGATCGGGTTCGAAGAGGCTCTATTGCAGTACAACCCGAAGGAAATGGACGTGCACATCATCGACGAAGCCGGAGAACCTGCCGCCGCCGGTCTGCGCGCCGTCCAGCGCGCGCTGGAGCGCTATCGGTTTACAGCGGTCGTGGCGATCAATGATCTTGTTGCCCTGGGAGCATTTCGCGGACTGCAGGCAGCCGGCCTTTCGATTCCGGAGGATGTCTCGGTCGTAGGGTTCGACAACACCTATCTCTGTGATTTCCTGCATCCGCCGCTGACGACGGTAGCGACACCGCGCGGGGATCTGGCTCGCAGTGTCCTCTCCATGCTGAACGCTTATATCGATGGCGCCGAGCAGCCGAGCGAACCCATGCTCTCCGCCAGCATCGTTCTGCGTGAGTCGACAGCAAAGCCACCCGCAGACTAG